The genomic segment GGCCGAGGTCGACGTTCGTGTTCGCGGTCCCGGGGCCGTTCGGGCCGGCGTCCGGGTCGGTCCCGGGTGGGGTCAGGGTGACCGGCTGGCTGGTCACGGTGGTGCCGGTCTGGGTGCCGTGGTCGAGCCCGTTCCCGCTGTCCGTGTAGTTGGTCGACCCGGGTTCGGCCGGGCCGGTCGGGCTGCCGTTCGTCCCGGTACTCGACGCGTACCCGGCCGGCGGCGTCACCTGAACGGAGTACGTGCCCGGGGTCAGGTCGTTGAACTGGTAGTTCCCACTGGCGTCCGTGGTGGTCGTCGCGACCGGGTTCCCGCTCGCGTCGAGGAGGACGACGGTGGCCCCGGGGATGCCGGGCTCGCCGGGCTCCTGGACGCCGTCGTTGTTCGTGTCGTCCCACACGGTGGAATCAATGGAAACGGGCGTGAACAGGCCGAGGTTGACGTTCGTGTTCGCGGTCCCGGGGCCGCTGGGGCCGGCGTCCGGGTTCGTCCCGGGCTGGCCGAGGATGACGGGCTGGCTGGTGACGGTGGCGCCGGTCTGGGTGCCGTGGTCGAGGTCGCTCCCGGTGTTCGTGTAGTTGGTCGACCCGGGCTCGGCCGGGCCGGTCGGGCTGCCGTTCGTCCCGGTACTCGAGATCATGCCCGCGGGCGGGGTGGCCTGGACGGTGTACGCGCCCGGGGCCAGGTTGTTGAACTGGTAGTGCCCGCTGGCGTCCGTGGTGGTCGTGGCGACCGGGTTGCCGCTCGAGTCGAGGAGGACGACCTGGACCCCGGGGATGCCGGGCTCGCCGGGCTCCTGGACGCCGTCGTTGTTCGTGTCGTCCCAGATCGTCGACCCGAGGGACTGTGGCTGGTACAGGCCGAGGCTGACGTTGTTGTTGGCCGTCCCGGGGCCGTTCGGGCCGGTGTCCGGGTCGGTCCCGGACGGCGTCAGGGTGACCGGGGTGCTGGTGACGGTGGCCCCGGTCTGGGTCCCGTGGTCGAGCCCGTCCCCGCTGTCCGTGTCGTTCGTCGCCCCCGGCTCGTACGGCCCGGTCGGGCTGCCGTTCGTCCCGGTGCTGGACGCGTACCCGGCCGGCGGCGTCACCTGGACAGAGTACGTACCGGGCAGCAGGTTATTGAACTGGTAGTGGCCGCTGGCGTCCGTCGTGGTCGTTGCGACCGGGTTCCCACCGTTGTCGAGGAGGACGACGGTGGCCCCGGGGATGCCGGGCTCGCCGGGTTCCTGGACGCCGTCGTTGTTCGTGTCGTCCCACACCGTCGACCCGAGAGACACCGGCTGGTAGAGCCCGAGGTTGACGTTGTTGTTTCCCGCCCCGGCCCCGCCGGGTCCGGTGTCCGGGTTGGTGCCCGGGACACCGAGGGTGACGGGCTGACTGGTGACGGTCGTCCCGGTCTGGGTGCCGTGGTCGAGGTCGCCCCCGGAGTCCGTATAGTTGGTCGACCCCGGGCTCGGCCGGGCCGGTCGCACTGCCGTTCGTCCCGGTGCTGAGCGTACCCGGCCGGCGGCGTCACCTGGACGCTGTACGTGCCCGGGGTCAGGTCGGTGAACGTGTAGTGGCCGTTGGCGTCCGTGGTCGTCGTCGCGACCGGGTTCCCGCTCGCGTCCAGGAGAACGACGGTGGTTCCCGGGACGCCCTGCTCGCCGTTGTCCAGCACCCCATCATTGTTGGTGTCGTTCCAGATCGTGGAGCCCAGGTCGTCCGGGGTGAAGAACCCGAAGTCCTGGGTCGTGTCGCTGTTTGCATCCAGCGCCGGGTCGGTGATGCCCGGGGTTGGGCCTTCGCCGGTCGGGGCCGTACCGATGCCCAACGTGATCTTGTTCCCGAGGACGACCCCGCCGCTTCCCAGTGTGCCGGACGTGGTCCCGTGGTCCTGGTTGTTCGACCCCGAACCGAGCCCGCTCGGTTCGAACGGTCCGGTCGGGTCGCCGTTCGCCCCGGTGCTACTGACCTGATTCGCGAGCGGGCCGCCGGCCGCGAAATTGGACGCATCGATCTGGACTTGGTAGGTGCCCGGGATCAGGTCCGTGAACAGGTAGTTCCCGGTCGCGTTGGTGGTCGTGGTGGCGACCAGGTTCCCGCTGCCGTCGAGCAGGTCGACGACCACGCCCGGAATCCCGGCCTCGGTCCCGTCTACCATTCCGTCGTTGTTGGTGTCGGACCAGATCAGGTTGCCGAGCGACAGCGTCGGGAAGAGGCCGAGGTTGACGTTGTTGTTGGCCGACCCGGTCCCGCCCGTTCCGGTGTCGGGGTTGGTCCCGACGGGGCCGAGGTTGAGGGGTTGACTGGTGACGGTGGCCCCGGTCTGGGTGCCGTGGTCGAGGTCGCCCCCGGCGTCCGTGTAGTTGGTCGACCCGGGCTCGGCCGGGCCGGTCGGGCTACCGTTCGTCCCGGTGCTGGACACGTCCCCGGTCGGTGGGGTGACCTGGACGCTGTACGTACCCGGGATCAGGTTGGTGAACTGGTAATTCCCGTTGGCGTCCGTCGTGGTCGTCGCGACCGGGTTCCCGTTCCCGTCCAGGAGGACGACCGTCGCCCCGGGGATGCCCGCTTCGCCGGGCTGTTTGACACCGTCGTTGTTGGCGTCGTCCCACACCGTCGATCCGATGGTCAACGGCGGGTAGTACCCGGCGTCGTACGTGTGATTGTTCTGCCCCAGCGCCCCGGTGAGAATCGGGATGACGTCGAGGCCGCCGACCAGCGTGGCGTTTGAATCGCGGGCGGTGCCGTTGGGGGACGGGTCGTTGAACGCCTTGGTCAGGTCGAACGTACTCAACGGGGCCTGGGTCGGGTCGATGCGGACCTGATAGTTGGTGTTCGGGAGCAGGTTCAGCCCGTATTGCGCGCTCGGGGTGGACGTCCGGGTGGGGTCGCTGCTGAAGTAGTAATCCCCGTCGGCGTCGGTGGTGGCGGTGGCGATGACGGTGTTGGTGCCCGGGTCGTACAGTTGGACCACGACCCCGGGGATGCTGGGCTCGTTCGGGTCCTGGACGCCGTTGTCGTTATCATCCCGCCACACCCGGTTCCCGATTTCGATGGGGGCCGGGGCGGGCATGTAGATCACGTCCCCCATCCCGTTCGTCTTGCCGAACGTTGTATTGGCCGCGGACGGTCCGTATGTTTCGTACGCCTTATCCGCCAGGCCGCTGGTGTTGTTGAACCACCGCAACCCGCCGGACGACGGCGGAGAGGTGGGGGCACCGTCGAAAGTTGTCACGACCGTGTCCGGGAATCCGGGCACCTGGGCGAGCCCCCCCACGGATATGGCGGTGTGAGCCGTTTCCCAGTTCTGGTCAGGGTAGAACTCAGTTTCCGTGCCCGCGGGGGCGGTGTAGATGTCCGTCTCGATGGCGAACGTGCCGTTCCCGTTCGGCGTCGCGTGCAGCGTATCGCCCCCCGAAATCCCCAGGATATCGGTCCCCGGGCTGGCCGGGTTGTCAGGAGTGCCCCAACCGAACTCGTCGCCACCGCGGTCGCGGAGACCGAGGACCAAGTTCCCGTTCGCGTCGAACGACAACCCGGTCAGCTCCGGTTGGGCGTACGACCCATCTGTGGGAGCCAAGGTGGAATTGTTCTTGAATGTCGGGGTCCAGGGGTTCCACTGGGCCGACGCCCCGGTACCGACGAGGACGGTCCCCCGGTTGTACGTCATATTCGTGACTTCGAGGACTTGCGTGTAAACGTGTGTCGTCGGGTCGAAACTGTACACGTAACTGTGCAGGTTCGCCGCGTTCTGCGTCGTCTGGGCGGAGTTGACCTCGCCGATATAGACCTGACCGTCGTGGAAGGTGACGGCAAATGGGCGGATGTCCGCGCCGTTGACACCCGTCGCGTCGCTCGGGATCGGCACCGGATACGCCACGGCCGCCGACGGGTCGGCGACCGGGATGGCGTACAGGCTCTTGTCCACCAAGTTCATCACGTACAGGGTCGTCCCATCGTCGGAGATGGCCGCCCCGCCCAGCGACGTCGTCCCGGCCGCCGCCCACCCGATGTTCCCGTTGTCCGTGTCGAAGTCGTTGGGGTCGTGGTCGTCGACGGAGGCGGTGGCCAGGGTGGTGAAGACGGTCGGGGCGCCGGTCGCGGTGAAGGCCCCGGTGGCCGCGTTGTACGAGACCGGGATCTGGTAGATGGCCCCGGCCCCGCCCGGTCCGAAGTCGGAATGCTTCTTGAAGAATGCGGCCGCGTACACCGTGCCGACCCCCGGGTCGCTGGCGGACGGGGCGTACGTCAACCCCCACGTCGCCCCCACCTGGGAGACGGTCGCCAGGGTCGACGGAGTCGGGTTCTCGTAAGTGGCCGGATCGTTGGACGCAGACGGGTCGGAGAACGTGGTCCCGGCCGAGTACGGGAACCCGAGGATCGTCGGGCTGTTCGCGAACGTCCCGGTGTGCGACCCGTAAGAATACATCTGGCTGGCCAGGAACGGGTTGTTGACCGAGTAATCTTCCGGGTTCGTGATCCCGAAGTCGACGTTCGCGGCCCCCCCGTCGGCGACGAATTGCACCGAGGTGCCGTTATTCGTCCCCTGGGCCGACGGGCTGTACCCGGCCGGCAGGTTCGTGAACTCCAGCCGGTACGGCCCGGTCCCGGTGGCGGCCAGGCTGTACGTGCCGCTGGCCGCCGACGTGGCAACGCCGACGGCCGCGCCGGTCGAGTCGTACGCGGTCACGGTCACCCCGCCGACACCGGTGTCCACGGCGGCCCCGACCGTGCCGGTGCCGTTGTTGGCGATCGTGGCCGCGGTGTCGTACTGGCCGTTGTCGTTGTAATCGTTGAACACGCTCCCGGTGTAGGTCCCGGACGGCGTCATGCGGTCTTCGAGACAGCCCAGGGCCAACTCGGGCCGGCGGGCGGGGCGATTCTGTTTGAGCCGCCGCGCGGGGCGGGTGAAGACGGACCGAATCCAGCGACGCCACATGCCGTTGAGATACATGAATGGGCACTCGATTAAAGGGATTTTATTGGTCGCCTTGTGTGCAGCACAAAAGACAGAAACACATCAGACCGTTTGCGCGCGAGCGTGCAAACGGCGAATCCGAATCGCGTTTTTCAACACTTTTTAAAAGACTAATATCGGCTTGTTATTTTTGTTTTTCCGAATATTCTATTTCGGTTGCGTTATCCGTGCGGAGTCGAACTAGTAATAATCTCCCGGGGGCTGACAATCCAGGCGGTTTGGGTTAATTAGTGGAACTATTTACCGACGATTACAGGCTTGCCTCAAAAATATCGCGCGGCCGAAACCAGACGGCACAGTCCGTATGCCAAACGATAGTCAGCACGGATAATAATTTATTTATGCAACATATATCAGGACGATTGCCCGCTCCCGTTTGTGAGGCGACCTATCGGAGAAAGCCCGATCTCGTTTGATTTCCGCCTTAAATCGCATCTGATTTTCTGCAATGTTCGTGTGTGATTCAGGGTGATTGTTGAAATTTCTTGTTCCTGGGGAATACGGGGGTGTCGGTCTCCAGCTCAATTACTGCTCGGCCTCAAGCGGCCTTTACGTCGCAACGCTAGAACGTAAAATCAGCCCGTGACTCGGATTCCCTCGATATAGCGGGGGAAATTCAGCGAGAGTGATCGAGCAAGCCAAATAGTAATTATTATGTATTGCGTTGCGTTAGACTTACTGGAAGCCAGCAAACTAAATAGTTGCTAGATGGTACATCTTAAGAATGTCGATGTGATGTGTGGTGGGGTCGTCTTTCTCTGAGATTGAGAAAACCACTTGTCGCGTGTCAACAGGCCGCATACCCGCCGATCCACGCAACCGGGCGTCGAACGAAGACGGTGGGAGGCGTGGAGTTCCGATCGAAATGTTTCTCAAGAGTTCGGGACCGTAGAGCCGCCGCGGGTTCATGGCTCTCGGATCGTGCGGCGCCGGATAACCCGAAGGAACGCCGGAAACGACGGCACCCTCCGAAGGTCGGAGGGTGCGCCGCGTTAACCTTGTACTACTCGACGCCCGCCGACATCAATACCGGAGTTGCATGCCGAGGTTGATGCCCTGGACCCAGAAGTCGGACGTGCGGACGCCGCCGGCCGGCCGGGTGCCGGTTCCGGTCGCCGGGGGAATCTGTTGCGTGTCGATCACCGGATCGATCTGGTTGCCGGGCCGGGCGACACTGTTCAAGTACAGGAACGAGTAGCCGGCGATGAGCCGGATGTGGTCGGTGACCTGATACCCGAGGTTCACGGCCACCTGCGGGGCGACGCCGAACGAGTTGGCCGAGTACGACCCGATGTTGCTCGGCAGGGCGAGCAGACCGCCCGGGTGGGTGACCGACGGGCCCCCGGGGGGGTGATCGTCGTCGACCCGTCGATGTTGACCGTGCTGTGGACCACCCCGAGCCCGACCGCCGCCCGGCCGCCCAGCGACCACCGGCCCGCCCACCACTCGCCGGCCAGCCCGACCTGGCCGCCGTAGAACGTGTTCTGCGTGCTGAACCGGTCCATCACGACGATGTTCGTCCCGGCCGGGACGCCGGGGGTGCCGCCCAGCGCGGTCAGGTTCTCGGTGACGGTCAACGTTTCACCGAGATTCAGGACCTGGAAGCCGGTGATCAGGTCGATCCGGCCGGCGCACGAACAGCACAAGTTGTTCCGCAGGTTGATGTCCCCGCCGATGAAGTTGAGCGTGTCGCGGGTCGTGACCCCGCCGGCCAACACGCCGGGGTACGAGACGAGTTCGGCGGCCGGCAGGCCGGTCGCACCGTCGATGTACGGCCGGGAGTAGATCGGGCTGCCGGGCGACGAGACGCCGGAGGAATTCGACCCCTGGCCGAGGAAGAAGAAGCTCCCGTCGAGCCCGCAGGTCTGCCCCTCGTCAAACCAGTACCCGCCCCGAATCCGGAACCCGGGGAGAACCCCGTACCCGTCCGACCCGGACAAGACCGTCGTACCCGGTTGGCCGAGTACGCCGGCGGCCGTGCGCGGGGTGCCGGCGGGCGACCCGGTCACGAGCGGCGGTTGCGAGGCGCCGGAAGCGAACCACAAGAGCAGGTCGGCTTCCGCCCAACATCGGCCGGGCGGGCCGCACGTCGTTTTACAGCAAGGAGATGCGGTTTCGCACAGGGCCGCAGTCGCGGCCCCAGAACCGGCCGGCACGCCGGCGAAATTGGTGCCCAGGGTTGAGGATGGCGGGAGCGCGAACTGGGACGGTGCGGCGGTGGCCGTAGCGCCGGGTGCAGTCGGCGTAGTCGATCCGTCCGCCGCCGGCGACGGAACAAAGACGATGGAGGCCGCCGGTTGTGAGGTTCCGGCGATGGGCTGAACGGGACCCGCCCCCGTTGCCTCAGTGAGCAACATCAAACCGAGCATCAAGTGGGGAGTCAAGGCAGTCCTCCTGACCGCATGGGGCGATGGAAACGCTCCGCAATCTAGCGGAGGTGAGGAGGGTATCGGAACTGCCGCCGGTCGATCGCGAGAAGGGTGGGTCGTACGGAATCTAACTACGACGTAGAGGGTTCCTACAATTGGCACATCGAGTACGACGAGCAGAGATTACCGTATGGGAAATTTTGCCCCATCTCATTTTTCGCGCCACGCATTAATATATAATCTGTAAATAAATATACTGTTTGGTGCGAATTTTCTGAATAATTTAGCTTGTCGACCTACTTAACATGATAATATTTTGAAATATGTCATAGTGTATGCGGGATCGTTTTAGGGTCGAGACGAAACGTACACTGTCCCGAGTAGACAAAGGCTGATGCCGCCGACAAAAAGTCTGGGGTGAGAAATGCCTGCTTTCCCGGTGCGGGGTCACGGCGGAATCTCTCATTATTACCCCCACACAGTATAACACTTCCAAAGCTGCCTCAACGCCTCCCGTGTCCCAAGAGGGTTGTCATGTCCGTTACCCGTTGCCTGGCCCTCGCCGTGCTTCTCTTGTCCGGTTCGGTCGCTCCCGCCGCCGAGAAGATGAACGTGTTGCTCATTGTCAGCGACGACCTGACCAACAACACGCTCAAGTGCTACGGGTCGGAGCTCGGCCGGTCGCCGAACATCGACAAGCTCGCCGCCCGGGGCGTCCGCTTCGACCGCGCGTACTGCCAGTTCCCGCTCTGCAACCCGAGCCGCTCGTCGTTCCTCACCGGGCTGCGGCCGGACACGCTCCGGGTGTACGAGAACACCACCCAGTTCCGCCAGAATAAGCCGGACGTACAGACGCTGCCCCAAACGTTCCACAAGGCCGGGTACTTCGTCGCGCGGGTCGGAAAAATGTACCACTACGGGGTGCCGCTCCAGATCGGGACGGATGGCCTCGACGACAAGCCGTCCTGGGAACAGGTGATCAACCCGAAGGGCATCGACCGCACCGAACTCGACAAGGTGTTCACCCTCGAAAAGGGGCAGTACGGGGCGACGCTGAGCTGGTGGGCAGCGCCGGGGGCGGACGCCGAGCACACCGACGCCAAAACGGCCGACGCGGTGATCAAGTTGATGGCGGAGACCAAGGATCGCCCGTTCTTCCTCGGCTGCGGCTTCTTCCGCCCGCACACGCCGTACGTCGCCCCGAAGACCTACTTCGACCCGATCCCGGCCGACAAGTTTGCGCTCCCGGTCGTGCCGCCGGGCCACCGGCAGGCGGGGCCGGCGCCGGCGTTCACCAGCGCGAAAAAGGACCAGGACGCGATGACCGACGCCCAGCGCCGCGAGGCGCTCCAGGCGTACTACGCGTCCACGACGTTCATGGACGCCCAGGTCGGCCGCGTCCTCGACGCGCTGGAGCAGCTGAAGCTCGCCGACAAGACGATCGTCGTCTTCGTCAGCGACCACGGCTACCACCTCGGCGAGCACGGCCTCTGGCAGAAGATGAGTCTGTTCGAGAACTCGGCCCGCGTGCCGATGGTGATTCACGACCCGCGGGCGAAGGGCAACGGCCGGGCGTGCGCGCGGCCGGTCGAGTTGGTCGACTTACACCCCACGCTCGCCGAGTTGGCCGACCTCCCGGCCCCGGCGAACCTGGACGGCAAGAGCGTGAAGCCCCTCCTCGACGACCCCGCCGCGGCGTGGGACAAGCCGGCGTACACCCAGGTTCTGCGGGGTGGCGGCCCGAAGGCGAAGGTGCCCGGGTTCATGGGCCGCAGCGTCCGCACGGCCCGCTACCGGTACACCGAGTGGGACGGCGGCAAGAAGGGGACGCAACTCTTCGACTACGACACCGACCCGGCCGAATTGACCAACCTCGTGGGCGACGCGAAGCACGCGGACGTGGTGAAGCAGATGAAAGTGTTGCTACCGAAGTGAGGCGCGACTTCCCACGACTTCCCACGGGCCGCGACTTGTACCTGCTTGTCGTCGCTCTCCGGTTGCTGGCGATGGTGATCGAAAAATCGGGGCGGCGTGGCCGACTGGTTTTTACAAAACAACCCAACCAGCCCCTGCCCGCCTCCGCTTGCCGGGGGAACTGAACCGCTCATCTGTGGGGTGTTGAGTGTGCGTTTTTCGGTCGCGTCATTAGGCAGTAGATTATTAGTCTAAAAGTGCATTATGACAACTGGCGTAGATTGGCCTAGCCTTTTCGACCTGGACGCCAGTAGACCCAAACCCGGGTTGGGCGATGCTGCCCTCGAGGAGTTCGTGCGGGAGATCGCCAGACCGCTGAATGACGAAGAGTTCAGCTACCTCTCGGGCCGCGTCCGACGTAATCCTTTCCGCCCGAGCGATCCCCGCTGGAAAACCTACGAGCCACCCGATCCCCTGGCGTGGCCGTGGCCGCAACGCCGCCCCCCGGACACCTACCTCGCTTTCCTGCGGTGGTCCAAC from the Fimbriiglobus ruber genome contains:
- a CDS encoding sulfatase, with translation MSVTRCLALAVLLLSGSVAPAAEKMNVLLIVSDDLTNNTLKCYGSELGRSPNIDKLAARGVRFDRAYCQFPLCNPSRSSFLTGLRPDTLRVYENTTQFRQNKPDVQTLPQTFHKAGYFVARVGKMYHYGVPLQIGTDGLDDKPSWEQVINPKGIDRTELDKVFTLEKGQYGATLSWWAAPGADAEHTDAKTADAVIKLMAETKDRPFFLGCGFFRPHTPYVAPKTYFDPIPADKFALPVVPPGHRQAGPAPAFTSAKKDQDAMTDAQRREALQAYYASTTFMDAQVGRVLDALEQLKLADKTIVVFVSDHGYHLGEHGLWQKMSLFENSARVPMVIHDPRAKGNGRACARPVELVDLHPTLAELADLPAPANLDGKSVKPLLDDPAAAWDKPAYTQVLRGGGPKAKVPGFMGRSVRTARYRYTEWDGGKKGTQLFDYDTDPAELTNLVGDAKHADVVKQMKVLLPK